One Salinimonas marina DNA segment encodes these proteins:
- the ispE gene encoding 4-(cytidine 5'-diphospho)-2-C-methyl-D-erythritol kinase, which translates to MDPVVMARKTDLMWWPSPAKLNLFLHITGRYPNGYHQLQSLFQLLDAGDQLAFEITPAPTIKLVTPMAGISEQDNLIYRAARLLQQHTGVAQGVAIHIDKQLPMGGGIGGGSSNAATTLVALNHLWQCNLDEQSLAELGLQLGADVPVFVRGHTAFAEGVGEQITPVDVAGDWYLVVNPGIHVSTPAVFGEPDLPRDTAPIAWQEYAFEKTRNDCQQIVGKRHPEVAKLLQWLVHYAPSRMTGTGACVFATFSNEDAARNVQAKLPAHWTGFVARGVAQSPLKQQLHDVYAAPDRH; encoded by the coding sequence ATGGACCCTGTTGTAATGGCCCGCAAAACTGACCTTATGTGGTGGCCCAGCCCCGCCAAACTTAACCTTTTCTTGCATATTACCGGCCGCTACCCTAATGGCTATCATCAGCTGCAAAGTTTGTTTCAGTTGCTGGATGCAGGCGATCAACTGGCGTTTGAGATTACCCCCGCGCCCACCATCAAACTGGTAACGCCAATGGCGGGGATCAGCGAACAGGATAATTTGATTTACCGGGCGGCCCGTTTATTACAGCAGCATACCGGGGTGGCCCAAGGCGTGGCGATTCATATAGATAAACAATTACCTATGGGCGGCGGCATCGGCGGTGGTTCTTCAAACGCCGCCACCACCCTGGTGGCCCTCAACCATTTGTGGCAATGCAATCTGGATGAGCAGTCACTGGCTGAGCTTGGCTTGCAGCTGGGGGCCGATGTGCCTGTTTTTGTCCGCGGCCATACGGCCTTTGCAGAAGGGGTCGGTGAACAAATCACGCCCGTAGACGTCGCCGGTGACTGGTATCTGGTGGTTAACCCGGGGATCCATGTGAGCACACCGGCTGTTTTTGGTGAGCCTGATCTGCCCCGAGACACCGCACCCATTGCCTGGCAGGAGTATGCATTTGAAAAAACCCGCAACGATTGCCAGCAAATTGTCGGTAAACGCCATCCGGAAGTTGCAAAATTATTACAGTGGTTGGTACACTACGCCCCGTCGCGGATGACAGGCACAGGGGCGTGCGTGTTTGCCACTTTTAGTAATGAAGATGCGGCCAGGAATGTACAGGCTAAATTACCTGCACACTGGACCGGTTTTGTGGCCAGGGGTGTAGCCCAGTCGCCATTAAAACAACAACTACATGATGTGTACGCTGCTCCGGACAGACACTAA
- a CDS encoding ribose-phosphate pyrophosphokinase — MKLFAGNAVPELAQKVADRLYTKLGNASVGRFSDGEISVEIHENVRGSDVFIIQSTCAPTNDNLMELIVMIDALRRASAGRITAVMPYFGYARQDRRVRSARVPITAKVVADFLSNVGVDRVLTIDLHAEQIQGFFDVPVDNAFGTPILLADMMRRDFASPVVVSPDIGGVVRARATAKLMNDTDLAIIDKRRPKANVAQVMNIIGDVKDRDCIIVDDMIDTGGTLAKAAEALKSHGARRVYAYATHAIFSGNAAKNLRESVIDEIIVTDSIPLNADMRKIDKVKQLTLSEMLAETIRRISNEESISAMFEY, encoded by the coding sequence ATGAAGCTCTTTGCAGGTAATGCCGTACCAGAACTTGCCCAGAAAGTTGCCGATCGTCTCTATACCAAGCTTGGAAACGCCAGCGTAGGCCGCTTCAGTGACGGTGAAATCAGCGTCGAAATACATGAAAATGTCCGTGGTTCGGATGTTTTTATCATTCAGTCAACGTGCGCACCCACCAACGATAACCTGATGGAATTGATTGTGATGATCGATGCACTTCGCCGTGCATCAGCAGGTCGTATCACCGCAGTTATGCCTTATTTTGGTTATGCCCGTCAGGATCGTCGTGTACGCTCTGCCCGGGTGCCGATTACCGCAAAAGTGGTTGCTGATTTCCTGTCTAATGTAGGTGTCGACCGGGTGTTAACCATCGACCTTCACGCTGAGCAAATTCAGGGCTTCTTTGATGTTCCTGTAGACAATGCTTTTGGAACACCGATCCTGCTTGCCGATATGATGCGCCGCGACTTTGCTTCGCCGGTGGTTGTTTCACCTGATATTGGTGGTGTGGTACGTGCGCGTGCTACGGCTAAACTGATGAATGACACCGACCTTGCCATCATTGACAAACGTCGCCCTAAAGCTAACGTCGCTCAGGTGATGAACATCATCGGGGATGTGAAAGATCGTGACTGCATTATTGTGGATGACATGATCGATACGGGCGGGACCCTGGCCAAAGCCGCTGAGGCTTTGAAAAGTCATGGTGCGCGCCGGGTGTATGCCTATGCAACCCATGCGATATTTTCGGGCAACGCGGCTAAAAACCTGCGTGAATCTGTGATTGATGAAATTATTGTTACCGACAGTATTCCCCTCAATGCAGATATGCGTAAGATTGACAAAGTGAAGCAGCTAACGTTGTCTGAAATGCTGGCCGAAACCATTCGCCGCATCAGCAATGAAGAGTCTATCTCTGCAATGTTTGAATACTGA